ACTAGAGAACTTCGGGAGAGATGCACCGCCATGACCAATCCAGGCTTCAACTTTGTTGTGCCCACCACCAACGAGCCCGATGAGACCGCCAAGGCCGCTTCCATTGACACCGCGGCGAATGAGGTGCGCGACCTCATCGTGATCGGTTCCGGACCCGCCGGCTACACCGCCGCCCTCTACGCAGCACGCGCTGAGCTGAAGCCCCTGGTGTTCGAGGGCTACGAGTTCGGCGGCGAGCTGATGAACACCACCGAGGTGGAAAACTACCCCGGGTTCCAGAACGGCATCATGGGCCCGGACCTGATGATGGAGATGCGCGCCCAGGCCGAGCGCTTCGGTGCCGAGCTCACCCCGGAGCTGGTCGACCGCGTCGAGCTCAGCGGCGACGTGAAGAAGGTCTACGTGGGGGAGACGGAGTACCGCGCCCGCGCCGTCATCCTCGCCACCGGCGCCGCCCCGCGCTACCTCGGCATTCCCGGCGAGGCCGAGCTGACCGGCCGCGGTGTGTCCACCTGTGCCACCTGCGACGGGTTCTTCTTCAAAGACCAGCACATCGCCGTTGTCGGTGGCGGCGACTCCGCGATGGAAGAGGCCAACTTCCTCACCCGTTTCGGGTCCAAGGTCTCTATCATCCACCGCTCCGAGAACTTCCGCGCCTCCCAGATCATGCTGGAGCGCGCCCGGGCAAACGAGAAGATCGAGTTCGTCACCCACACCATCGTCGAAGAGGTTGTCGAGGCCGGCGGCAAGGTCGCCGGGCTGAAAGTGAAGAACGTGCAGACGGGGGAGAGCTCCGTGCTCGACGCCACCGCGATGTTCGTCGCCATCGGACACGACCCGCGCTCCGGTTTCCTCGGTGGCCAGGTCGCGACAGACAAGGCCGGTTACGTTGCGGTGGAGCAGCCGTCGACCAAGACGAACGTGCCGGGCGTGTTCGCCTGCGGCGACCTGGTGGACAACTACTACCGCCAGGCCATCACCGCGGCCGGCTCCGGTTGCCGCGCGTCCATCGACGCTGAGCACTACCTCGCGGGGCTACAGTAATGGGTATGCACGCACCGATTGATGTCACGCAGGCAACCTTCAAGTCCGAGGTTGTGGACGCCGAAATGCCGGTGGTAGTGGACTTCTGGGCCCAGTGGTGCGGCCCCTGCAAGAAGCTCAGCCCCCTCCTGGACGAGATCGCGGACGAGATGGGCGGGGCCGTGAAGGTGGTCAAGGTCGACGTCGACGCCGAACGCACCCTCGGCGCGATGTTCCAGGTCATGTCGATCCCGACGGTGATGATTTTCAAGGACGGCGCGGCCGTCGACACGCTCGTCGGGCTGCAGCCGAAGGACGAGCTCGTTTCGCGGATTCAGCAGCAACTCTGAGTAATATAAAGTTCTCTTTGTGTATGCCCGACCAGCCCGAAGAAAGGCGCCCAGTGACTGAAGTTCTCCGTGTCGGCGATTCGAGCGCCCGCGTCGCAGAGGTGCGCTCGACTCTCGCACGGCTGGGCATGCTCGACGGGTACGACGGCAGGGTCGGGGAGTGGAACTCCCGGCAGTTCTCCCGCGAGGAGCTGTTTTTCGACGCCCACCTGGCGGAGTGCGTCAAAGCCTTCCAGCAGTCCCGCGGCATCGTCCCCACCGGTGAGATCGACACCGTTACACTGCGGGAGCTGCGCGAGGCCTCGTACACCCTCGGAGCCCGCGTGCTCTCGTTTCGCCCCGGCCAGGTCATGGTGGGCGACGACGTGCGGCAGCTGCAGCAGCAGCTCCAAGAATTGGGCTTCTATTCCCACCGCATCGACGGCCACTTCAACAGGAAAACGCACGAGGCCCTGGTGAACTACCAGCTCAACTCGGGTTTGCAGGATGACGGCGTGTGTGGGTCCGACACCTTACACGCCCTGAGCCTGCTGGGCCGGCGCATCACGGGCGGCTCCGCCCAGGCGATCCGCGAGCGTGAGCGCGTACGCCAAGCCGGGCCCCGCCTGTCCGGCAAGCGCGTCGTGATCGACCCGAGTTTCGGGCTGGCGGACACCGGTATGACCGTTAACGGCCCCTACGGCGACATCACCGAGGAGGAGATCCTCTGGGACCTCGCCCAGCGCGTCGAGGGCCGCATGGTGGCCGCGGGCATGGAGACGATTTTTTCCCGCCCCCGCGGTGACAATCCGTCGCCGAAGGCGCGCGCCGAGCTGGCCAACAGCTTCAGCGCCGACCTGATTATCTCGCTGCAGCTCGATCGCTACCACAACGACAAGGCCAACGGCGTGGCCACCTTCTATTTCGGCTCCGAGCTCGGCGCGTCCTCGATGACGGGTGAGACCCTCTCGGGATTCATCCAGCGCGAGATTGTTGCCCGCACCGACCTGCGCAACTGCTTCAACCACGGCCGCACCTGGGACTTGCTGCGCCTGTCCAAGATGCCGGCGGTGGAGGTTGTCGCGGGTTACCTGACCAACCCGGAC
This window of the Corynebacterium qintianiae genome carries:
- the trxB gene encoding thioredoxin-disulfide reductase, which translates into the protein MTNPGFNFVVPTTNEPDETAKAASIDTAANEVRDLIVIGSGPAGYTAALYAARAELKPLVFEGYEFGGELMNTTEVENYPGFQNGIMGPDLMMEMRAQAERFGAELTPELVDRVELSGDVKKVYVGETEYRARAVILATGAAPRYLGIPGEAELTGRGVSTCATCDGFFFKDQHIAVVGGGDSAMEEANFLTRFGSKVSIIHRSENFRASQIMLERARANEKIEFVTHTIVEEVVEAGGKVAGLKVKNVQTGESSVLDATAMFVAIGHDPRSGFLGGQVATDKAGYVAVEQPSTKTNVPGVFACGDLVDNYYRQAITAAGSGCRASIDAEHYLAGLQ
- the trxA gene encoding thioredoxin, whose product is MHAPIDVTQATFKSEVVDAEMPVVVDFWAQWCGPCKKLSPLLDEIADEMGGAVKVVKVDVDAERTLGAMFQVMSIPTVMIFKDGAAVDTLVGLQPKDELVSRIQQQL
- a CDS encoding N-acetylmuramoyl-L-alanine amidase — protein: MPDQPEERRPVTEVLRVGDSSARVAEVRSTLARLGMLDGYDGRVGEWNSRQFSREELFFDAHLAECVKAFQQSRGIVPTGEIDTVTLRELREASYTLGARVLSFRPGQVMVGDDVRQLQQQLQELGFYSHRIDGHFNRKTHEALVNYQLNSGLQDDGVCGSDTLHALSLLGRRITGGSAQAIRERERVRQAGPRLSGKRVVIDPSFGLADTGMTVNGPYGDITEEEILWDLAQRVEGRMVAAGMETIFSRPRGDNPSPKARAELANSFSADLIISLQLDRYHNDKANGVATFYFGSELGASSMTGETLSGFIQREIVARTDLRNCFNHGRTWDLLRLSKMPAVEVVAGYLTNPDDVKIVADPRQRDAISEAIVVAVKRLYLLEEDDKPTGTYSFSDLLRQERAM